One Dioscorea cayenensis subsp. rotundata cultivar TDr96_F1 chromosome 15, TDr96_F1_v2_PseudoChromosome.rev07_lg8_w22 25.fasta, whole genome shotgun sequence genomic region harbors:
- the LOC120276958 gene encoding protein kinase PINOID-like, protein MHNKNSTLITTSPKPQEMSSQSMISDLSLDSDEDNSSQTQNSSQSSTSSSSGSYDHCPKFSPPSATKLYPQDFELIRRIGTGDIGTVYLCHLRNDPTKSYAMKIVDNRELAKKNKLNRADTERTILRTLHHPFLPKLHADFAASPHYSCLVMDYCSGGDLHTLRHQLPSRRFPLASARFYAAEVLLALEYLHMMGIVYRDLKPENILIRSDGHIMLTDFDLSLQSTTSPAIDDSHSNNPSCLPFISCKTNPYQFVAEPVTARSTSFVGTHEYVAPEIATGKAHGSAVDWWAYGVFLYENLYGHTPFAGKTNESTLFNIVKRGLVFPAASSPLDSLARDLISRLLVKDPVNRLGSRRGAADIKAHPFFKGVNFALLRSCKPPVIPGLEWSDRKKPARFDLF, encoded by the coding sequence atgcataataaaaactccacACTGATCacaacttctccaaaaccccaAGAAATGTCTTCTCAATCTATGATTTCAGACCTCTCTCTGGATTCCGATGAAGACAACAGTTCACAAACACAAAACTCAAGCCAAAGCTCAACGAGCAGCAGCAGCGGCAGCTACGACCATTGCCCAAAATTCTCTCCCCCCTCAGCAACCAAACTCTACCCACAAGACTTCGAACTGATTCGCCGCATCGGCACCGGTGACATCGGCACCGTCTATCTCTGCCACCTCCGCAACGATCCCACAAAATCCTACGCAATGAAAATCGTCGACAACCGAGAACTCGCCAAGAAGAACAAGCTCAACAGAGCCGACACAGAACGAACCATCTTGCGCACACTCCACCACCCATTCCTCCCCAAGTTACACGCCGACTTTGCTGCATCACCACACTACTCATGCCTCGTCATGGACTACTGCTCCGGCGGTGATCTCCACACACTCCGGCACCAACTCCCTTCCCGTCGCTTTCCTCTGGCTTCAGCCAGGTTCTACGCGGCCGAAGTCTTGCTCGCACTAGAATACCTCCACATGATGGGGATTGTCTACCGCGATCTCAAACCAGAAAACATCTTGATCCGATCAGATGGTCACATCATGCTCACTGACTTTGATCTCTCTCTTCAATCCACAACTTCTCCCGCCATCGACGATTCTCATTCCAACAACCCTTCTTGCCTTCCTTTCATATCTTGCAAGACAAATCCTTACCAGTTCGTGGCCGAGCCAGTGACGGCACGGTCGACCTCGTTTGTCGGCACGCACGAGTACGTGGCGCCGGAGATCGCTACTGGTAAAGCACATGGCAGCGCAGTGGACTGGTGGGCTTACGGTGTGTTTTTATATGAGAATTTATACGGGCACACGCCCTTTGCTGGGAAGACCAATGAGTCTACCTTGTTTAATATTGTCAAACGGGGTTTGGTTTTTCCGGCAGCTTCTTCACCGCTGGATTCATTGGCTAGAGATCTGATCTCCCGGTTGCTTGTTAAGGATCCGGTGAACAGGCTTGGTTCCCGGCGGGGAGCGGCTGACATCAAAGCTCACCCGTTTTTTAAGGGCGTGAACTTCGCCCTTCTCCGGTCGTGTAAGCCTCCGGTTATTCCCGGGTTAGAATGGTCTGATAGGAAGAAACCGGCCCGGTTCGACTTGTTTTAA